The Chitinophagaceae bacterium sequence GAATACAGTAACTAATAGATGTTTGACTACCTCCGTAAACATTGTAAGTATTAGATATATTTCTAAAAATGCTTTTTACAGAAATACTTATTTTTAAATCGTTGATAATCAATCCGTTATAAAACTACAAGTGTATCAAAAATGATTTTTAGTGGTGACTCAAAATTTATTTTTTATAAAATTGCAGTTTTTAGAGATTATCTTTGATTTATTGAAAGGTACTTACTTACAGAATGTCTCAAAAGTATTTTTTAAGAATATCATTATAAAACAGAGCATTCAAATGAAATAGAAAAATAATTCTCAAAAAAAAATTACATATTTACAAAATAACAAAACAATAATAACCCTTATGAAAAGAAAAATTTACTTATCAGAAAAGGATATACCAAAAAAATGGTATAATGTAGCAGCAGATATGGTAAATAAACCATTACCTCCTCTTCATCCTGCAACAAAACAACCAGTAGGACCTCAAGATTTATCGCCTCTATTTCCTATGGAACTTATTAAGCAAGAAGTTTCAACGGAAAGATACATTGATATACCAGAGGAAGTGTTAGACATGTATAAAATATGGAGACCATCACCTTTATTTCGTGCCGTTTATTTAGAAAAAGCATTAGGCAGTTCTTCAAAAATTTATTATAAATACGAGGGAGGCAGTCCTGCGGGTTCTCATAAACCCAATACTGCTATTCCACAAGTATATTATAATAAACAAGAAAAAGTAAAAAAAATAACTACTGAAACAGGAGCAGGGCAATGGGGAACAGCTCTTTCTTTTGCTTGTGCTCAATTTGGAATAGAATGCGAAGTATATATGGTAAAAATTAGCTTCTCTCAAAAACCGTACAGGAAAATACTCATAAATTCTTTTGGAGGAAAAGTAATAGCGTCACCAAGCAGCAACACAAACGCAGGAAGGAAACAATTAGAAATAAATCCAAATTCTAATGGAAGTTTAGGAATTGCAATATCAGAAGCAATAGAAGTAGCTGCACAGAGTGAAACTACAAAATATGCGCTAGGATCTGTGTTGAATCATGTTCTTATGCATCAAACTATTATCGGAGAAGAAGCCAGAAAACAGTTAGAATATACAGGTGATTACCCAGATATAGTAATAGCACCATTAGGAGGAGGTTCTAATTTTGCAGGTATTAGTTTTCCGTTCTTACGGGATACATTACAAAATGGGAAAAAAATACGATGTATAGCAGTGGAACCTGCTTCATGTCCTAAATTAACAGAAGGTAAGTTTATGTATGATTTTGGGGATGCTCAGGGGTATACTCCTCTTTTACCGATGTATACATTGGGGCATACTTTTAATCCTGCCGCTATCCATGCAGGAGGATTGAGATATCATGGGGCAAGTGTACTTTGTAGTCAGCTCCTAAAAGATAAACTTATAGAAGCGTCTGCAATTCAGCAGTTAGAATGTTTTAAGGCAGGGGTGTTATTTTCTAAAACAGAGGGTATTCTTCCCGCACCTGAAGCATGCCATGCTATTGCTCAAGTTATCCGAGAAGTAGAGCAAGCAAAAAAAGAAGGAAAAAATAAAACAATACTGTTTAATCTTTGTGGTCATGGATATTTAGACCTTCAAGCATATCAAGATTTTTTTGAAAATAAATTGGTAGATCATACACTTCCTTCCGAAGAAATTCATCAGAGTATAGAACAGATTAGAAGTTTACAACCTTAATTTTACTCACATTGAACGTTGCTTTTTTCATTGCATGGAGGTATATTTTTTCTAAAAAAAAACAATTTATTCATATTATATCTCTTGTTTCTTTATTGGGTGTCGCCTTTGGAACTATGGCTTTGGTCATAGCTCTTTCTGTTTTTAATGGATTAGAAGACCTTCTCAAAACAAATGTGTTTAATGCTTTTGATGCAGAATTGAAAGTAGTATTAGAAAGAGGAAAATCTTTTGATATGCACTCTGTGGATTCAAAAAAAATAAAAGAAATACCACATGTTACCTCGGTTGTAGAAATTATAGAAGATAACGCACTTATATCTTATAACGGTATCCAAAATATTATAACGATAAAGGGGGTAGGTGGAAGGTTTATTAAAAATAATCCAATGAAAGATTATATAGATGGAGAATTTATTTTACAAAAAAATAATCAATACTTTTTATTAATCGGAAAAGGAATCGAAAACAATTTGCAACTCTTTGACCGCCAAGACCAGAGAGTGCAAATATTTTATCCTAAAATCACCACAACTCATACAGGCATACAACCAAGTGACTATTATAATACAAAAGAGATTTGGGTAAGTGGCTCTTTTAGTATAGAAAAGCACTATGACGAGAATTATGCCATTGCTCCCATCCAATTTGTAAGGGAACTTATGGATTATGGAAATAAAATAACCGCTTTAGAAATTAACATACAGCAAAAAGTACATATCCATACGATTAAAAAAAAAGTGCAAGAAATGGTGGGGGAACAATTTCAGGTGTTAGACGAAGAAGAGCAGCATTCCGATATATTTAAAATTCTCAAAACAGAGAACTTTTTTGTTTTTTTAATTTTTTCTTTTATACTTTTCATTGCCTCTATCAATATATTTTTCTTCCTGACGATGCTCGCAATGGGCAAAAAGAAAGATGTAAAAATTTTATATGCCATAGGTGCAGATAGTTTTTTGATAAAAAAAATATTCCTTTTAGTAGGTATCATTATAGGGTTTATTGGCAGTAGTTTAGGTATTTTTTTAGGAATTATTGTTTGCCTATTGCAACAAGATTTTGGAATTATATCTATGGGGATAAGTTCTTCTATTATTGATGCTTATCCCGTAAAAATAGAAGTAACAGATATTATACTCGTATATGGTATTATATTTTTTATTACGTTTTTTATTTCTTACAGACCTGCGGATTTTATTTCAAAAATAAGATGAAAAAAATAGATGTATACATTTTAAAAAAAGTTCTAAAAACCTTTATTTTTGTAGTTCTCGGGCTTATACTCGTTATTTGTGCAATAGATTTTACAGAAAAAAATGATAGGTTTATAGAACATTCTCTGAAAGCAGGAGAAATCATGAGATACTATTCTACTGTTATTCCTTATTATATCGGATTCATTACACCTATCACTGTCTTTATCGCAGTTGTTTTTGTAACCGCAAACCTATCCGCAAGAACCGAAATAATTGCTATCCTCACCTCAGGAATTAGTTTTTATAGAATGTTGTTCCCTTATATACTCAGTGCCGCTTGTATTGGGATTATCAGTTTTTTTTTCAATGGATATATAGTCCCCGATGGTAACAAATTTCGAATCGATTTTGAAACAAAGTATATCAAAAGACCATCGTATTATACAGACAGAAATATTCATCTGAAAATAGATACAGAAGATTATTTGTATATGCAAAATTATGATACTTACGCTAAAACAGGGTATAATGTTACTTTAGAGCATATACAGAATTATAAAATGCTCTCAAAACTCAAAGGTTCAAGAATACAATGGGATACCGCAATTGATAAATGGAAACTATATGATTGGGAAAACCGAGTATTAGATACATTTGGAGAGCAAATAAGCAGAGGGATAGTATTAGATACTTTTCTGCATGTCACCGATGCTGATTTTGAAAGTAATCAAGGGATGCACGAAACAATGACAAATCCCGAACTCTCTCGCCATATAGAATTGTTGCATAAACGTGCTTCTGATGATGTTCATTCTTTTATAATAGAAAAATATATTCGGATAATGTCCCCATTTGCGATTCTTATTCTCACCCTTTTAGGTGTATTGATATCTTCTCAAAAAAGCAGAAGGGGAACA is a genomic window containing:
- a CDS encoding TrpB-like pyridoxal phosphate-dependent enzyme, encoding MKRKIYLSEKDIPKKWYNVAADMVNKPLPPLHPATKQPVGPQDLSPLFPMELIKQEVSTERYIDIPEEVLDMYKIWRPSPLFRAVYLEKALGSSSKIYYKYEGGSPAGSHKPNTAIPQVYYNKQEKVKKITTETGAGQWGTALSFACAQFGIECEVYMVKISFSQKPYRKILINSFGGKVIASPSSNTNAGRKQLEINPNSNGSLGIAISEAIEVAAQSETTKYALGSVLNHVLMHQTIIGEEARKQLEYTGDYPDIVIAPLGGGSNFAGISFPFLRDTLQNGKKIRCIAVEPASCPKLTEGKFMYDFGDAQGYTPLLPMYTLGHTFNPAAIHAGGLRYHGASVLCSQLLKDKLIEASAIQQLECFKAGVLFSKTEGILPAPEACHAIAQVIREVEQAKKEGKNKTILFNLCGHGYLDLQAYQDFFENKLVDHTLPSEEIHQSIEQIRSLQP
- a CDS encoding ABC transporter permease; the encoded protein is MNVAFFIAWRYIFSKKKQFIHIISLVSLLGVAFGTMALVIALSVFNGLEDLLKTNVFNAFDAELKVVLERGKSFDMHSVDSKKIKEIPHVTSVVEIIEDNALISYNGIQNIITIKGVGGRFIKNNPMKDYIDGEFILQKNNQYFLLIGKGIENNLQLFDRQDQRVQIFYPKITTTHTGIQPSDYYNTKEIWVSGSFSIEKHYDENYAIAPIQFVRELMDYGNKITALEINIQQKVHIHTIKKKVQEMVGEQFQVLDEEEQHSDIFKILKTENFFVFLIFSFILFIASINIFFFLTMLAMGKKKDVKILYAIGADSFLIKKIFLLVGIIIGFIGSSLGIFLGIIVCLLQQDFGIISMGISSSIIDAYPVKIEVTDIILVYGIIFFITFFISYRPADFISKIR
- a CDS encoding LptF/LptG family permease, which codes for MKKIDVYILKKVLKTFIFVVLGLILVICAIDFTEKNDRFIEHSLKAGEIMRYYSTVIPYYIGFITPITVFIAVVFVTANLSARTEIIAILTSGISFYRMLFPYILSAACIGIISFFFNGYIVPDGNKFRIDFETKYIKRPSYYTDRNIHLKIDTEDYLYMQNYDTYAKTGYNVTLEHIQNYKMLSKLKGSRIQWDTAIDKWKLYDWENRVLDTFGEQISRGIVLDTFLHVTDADFESNQGMHETMTNPELSRHIELLHKRASDDVHSFIIEKYIRIMSPFAILILTLLGVLISSQKSRRGTGFLIALGFTLAFIYIIFFTLARAIAQNGAWNPLLAVWVPNITFLSICIIVFLLIKK